The Vidua chalybeata isolate OUT-0048 chromosome 17, bVidCha1 merged haplotype, whole genome shotgun sequence genome has a segment encoding these proteins:
- the SERINC3 gene encoding serine incorporator 3 codes for MGAVLGVCSLASWIPCLCSGASCLLCRCCPNGKNSTVTRLIYAFLLLLSTALACIMLAPGMEEQLKKIPGFCDEGLHTQIPHLEGFVSCDVFVGYRAVYRVSFAMAVFFFLLSLLMIEVKTSNDPRASIHNGFWFFKVAAIVAIMVGAFYIPEGPFTRAWFWIGVSGAFCFILIQLVLLVDFAHSWNESWVEKMEEGNSKCWYAVLLSCTSLFYALSLVFVVLFYVFYTKPDDCTENKFFISFNMILCIAVSIVSILPKVQEHQPRSGLLQSSVITLYTMYLTWAAMSNEPERNCNPSLLNIITQLAAPTAVPANATVPPATPAPPKSLQWWDAQSVVGLIIFVLCLLYSSIRSSSNSQVNKLTLSGSDTAILEETVGTGSGAAEEGEVRRVTDNEKDGVQYSYTFFHFMLFLASLYIMMTLTNWYSPDADFKTMTSKWPAVWVKITSSWVCLLLYLWTLVAPLVLTNRDFS; via the exons ATGGGGGCCGTGCTGGGGGTCTGCTCGCTGGCCAGCTGG ATTCCCTGTCTGTGCAGCGGTGCCTCGTGTTTGCTGTGCCGATGTTGCCCCAACGGCAAGAATTCGACAGTGACACGTCTTATCTatgccttcctcctcctcctcagtaCTGCACTTGCCTGCATTATGCTGGCACCAGGCAtggaagagcagctgaaaaag ATACCTGGATTTTGTGACGAAGGGCTTCACACTCAGATCCCCCACTTGGAGGGGTTTGTCAGCTGTGATGTGTTTGTGGGGTACAGAGCTGTCTATCGTGTCAGCTTTGCCATGGCCgtgttcttcttcctgctctcctTGCTCATGATAGAAGTGAAAACAAGTAACGACCCGAGAGCTTCCATACACAATGG GTTCTGGTTCTTCAAGGTAGCTGCCATTGTGGCTATCATGGTTGGAGCGTTTTATATCCCCGAAGGGCCTTTCACAAGAG CTTGGTTTTGGATTGGTGTTTCTGGAGCCTTCTGCTTCATTCTTATCCAGTTGGTTCTACTTGTGGATTTTGCTCACTCTTGGAATGAGAGCTGGGTTGAGAAAATGGAAGAGGGGAATTCCAAATGCTGGTATGCAG ttctGCTGTCCTGTACAAGCTTGTTCTATGCCTTGTCCCTGGTTTTTGTTGTTCTCTTCTACGTTTTCTACACGAAGCCTGATGACTGCACTGAGAACAAATTCTTCATAAGCTTTAACATGATCCTGTGCATTGCTGTCTCCATTGTTTCTATCCTTCCAAAAGTTCag GAACATCAGCCTCGCTCTGGCCTCCTCCAGTCCTCTGTCATCACACTCTACACCATGTACCTCACTTGGGCAGCCATGTCCAATGAGCCTG AAAGAAACTGTAACCCAAGTCTGCTGAACATCATCACCCAGTTAGCTGCACCCACAGCTGTTCCAGCCAATGCCACTGTCCCACCTGCCACTCCTGCGCCACCCAAGTCCCTGCAGTGGTGGGATGCCCAGAGTGTTGTTGGACTGATTATCTTTGTCCTTTGCCTCTTGTATTCCAG CATCCGCTCTTCAAGTAACAGCCAGGTGAACAAGCTGACCCTGTCTGGCAGTGACACTGCCATCCTGGAGGAGACTGTGGGGACAGGCAGCGGGGCAGCCGAGGAGGGAGAGGTGCGCCGTGTCACGGACAATGAGAAGGACGGGGTTCAGTACAGCTACACCTTCTTCCACTTCATGCTCTTCCTTGCCTCTCTGTACATCATGATGACACTCACCAACTGGTACAG CCCTGATGCAGATTTCAAAACCATGACGAGCAAGTGGCCAGCCGTGTGGGTGAAGATAACCTCCAGCTGGGTTTGTCTGCTTCTTTATCTTTGGACCTTAGTGGCTCCTCTTGTCCTTACTAATAGAGACTTCAGTTAA
- the TTPAL gene encoding alpha-tocopherol transfer protein-like, with protein MSGESDCTRTSPSAGSPSDNELLPDRPKYVCTLSPDLVTKAREELQEKPEWRLRDVQALRDMVCKDYPSLGTCLDDAFLLRFLRARKFDYDRALQLLVNYHTCRRTWPEVFSNLKPSAIKPVLESGFVTVLPHRDPQGRHVVCIRPDRWTPSNYPITENIRAIYLTLEKLIQSEETQVNGIVILADYKGVSLSKASHFGPFVAKKVIGILQDGFPIRIKAVNIINEPRIFKGIFAIIKPFLKEKIANRFFLHGCDLNSLHQNIPPVILPEEYGGTAGKLDISAWNELLLASEEDFLHDFSELVLPCDSSPHDLLVSGDADEKQCDDSLRGMKPQLYYCY; from the exons ATGTCAGGAGAGAGCGACTGCACCAGGACAAGTCCGTCAGCAGGGTCTCCATCAGACAACGAGCTCCTGCCAGACCGGCCAAAGTATGTTTGTACCCTGTCTCCTGATCTTGTTACCAAAGCCCgggaggagctccaggagaagCCTGAATGGAGGCTCCGTGACGTGCAGGCGCTCCGGGATATGGTGTGCAAGGACTATCCCTCCCTGGGGACGTGCCTGGACGATGCTTTTTTGCTGAGGTTCCTCCGAGCCAGGAAGTTTGATTACGATCGAGCTCTTCAGCTCCTGGTGAACTACCACACCTGCAGGAGGACCTGGCCAGAGGTGTTCAGTAACCTGAAGCCATCTGCAATAAAGCCTGTCCTGGAGTCAGGCTTTGTCACTGTGCTGCCTCACCGGGACCCACAGGGCCGTCACGTCGTCTGCATCCGCCCAG ACAGATGGACACCCAGTAATTATCCGATTACTGAGAACATTCGTGCCATATACTTAACCTTAGAAAAACTCATTCAGTCCGAAGAGACCCAGGTGAATGGAATTGTAATCCTGGCAGACTACAAAGGAGTCAGCTTATCTAAGGCGTCTCATTTTGGTCCTTTTGTAGCCAAAAAAGTGATTGGAATTCTTCAG GATGGATTCCCCATTCGAATAAAGGCTGTTAACATAATAAATGAGCCTCGTATATTCAAAGGCATTTTTGCAATCATCAAGCCTTTTCTGAAGGAGAAGATTGCAAACAGG TTTTTTCTTCATGGCTGTGATCTGAATTCCCTTCACCAAAACATTCCTCCAGTGATCCTTCCTGAAGAGTACGGTGGCACTGCAGGCAAGCTGGACATCTCTGCCTGGAacgagctgctgctggcctctGAAGAGGATTTCCTGCATGATTTCTCAGAGCTGGTGCTcccctgtgacagctctcccCACGATCTGCTAGTGAGTGGGGATGCTGATGAAAAGCAGTGTGACGATTCCCTGCGAGGGATGAAACCTCAGCTCTATTACTGTTACTAA
- the HNF4A gene encoding hepatocyte nuclear factor 4-alpha isoform X3 produces MVNVSTQLSAKMEAPYDTSPSEAANLSSSSSIGVSTLCAICGDRATGKHYGASSCDGCKGFFRRSVRKNHMYSCRFNRQCVVDKDKRNQCRYCRLKKCFRAGMKKEAVQNERDRISTRRSSYEDSSLPSINALLHAEALAQQISSPVPVLNGDIRGKKIANISDVCESMKQQLLVLVEWAKYIPPFCELPLDDQVALLRAHAGEHLLLGAAKRSMVFKDVLLLGNDHIIPRNCPELVEVNRVAIRILDELVLPFQELQIDDNEYACLKAIIFFDPDAKGLSDPSKIKRMRYQVQVSLEDYINDRQYDSRGRFGELLLLLPVLQSITWQMIEQIQFVKLFGMAKIDNLLQEMLLGGSSSETPHTHHHLHPHLIQENLGTNVIVANTMPPQMHNGQMSTPETPQPSPPAGSGSEQYKLLPGAIATVAKQPTSIPQPAITKQEVI; encoded by the exons ACACGTCTCCGTCAGAAGCAGCCaacctcagcagctccagcagcattGGGGTGAGCACGCTGTGTGCCATCTGTGGGGACCGCGCCACCGGGAAGCACTACGGGGCCTCCAGCTGCGATGGCTGCAAAGGCTTCTTCAGGAGGAGCGTCAGGAAGAACCACATGTACTCCTGCAG gtTTAACAGGCAGTGTGTGGTAGACAAAGACAAAAGAAACCAGTGCCGGTACTGCAGGCTTAAGAAGTGCTTCCGAGCAGGAATGAAGAAGGAAG CTGTACAAAATGAACGGGACCGAATCAGCACCCGCAGATCAAGTTACGAGGACAGCAGCCTGCCCTCCATCAATGCCCTCCTGCACGcagaagccctggcacagcag ATATCATCCCCGGTTCCTGTGCTCAACGGAGACATCCGAGGCAAGAAGATTGCCAATATTTCCGACGTGTGTGAGTccatgaagcagcagctgctggtgctggtggagTGGGCCAAGTACATCCCCCCTTTCTGTGAGCTGCCCCTGGATGACCAG GTAGCACTGCTACGTGCACATGCAGGGGAGCATCTGTTACTGGGAGCTGCCAAGAGGTCCATGGTGTTCAAGGATGTCTTGCTGCTAG gGAATGATCACATCATCCCACGGAACTGCCCCGAGCTGGTGGAGGTGAACCGTGTGGCCATCCGCATCCTGGACGAGCTGGTCCTGCccttccaggagctgcagataGATGACAACGAATATGCCTGCTTGAAAGCCATCATCTTCTTTGACCCAG ATGCCAAGGGGCTGAGTGACCCGTCCAAGATCAAGCGGATGCGGTACCAGGTGCAGGTGAGCCTGGAGGATTACATCAACGACCGGCAGTACGACTCGCGGGGCCGCTtcggggagctgctgctgctgctgcccgtgCTGCAGAGCATCACCTGGCAGATGATAGAGCAGATCCAGTTCGTCAAGCTCTTCGGCATGGCTAAGATTGACaacctgctgcaggagatgctgctgggag GCTCATCAAGTGAAACGCCGCACACCCACCACCACCTGCACCCCCATCTGATCCAGGAGAACCTGGGAACAAACGTCATTGTGGCCAACACAATGCCTCCTCAGATGCACAACGGGCAGATGT CTACTCCAGAAACTCCACAGCCTTCTCCACCCGCGGGCTCAGGATCAGAGCAGTAcaagctgctgcctggagccaTTGCAACCGTGGCGAAGCAGCCCACGTCCATCCCACAGCCTGCCATCACAAAACAGGAGGTCATCTAG
- the HNF4A gene encoding hepatocyte nuclear factor 4-alpha isoform X1 gives MRLSKALIDMEMADYSAALDPAYTTLEFENMQVLAMGNDTSPSEAANLSSSSSIGVSTLCAICGDRATGKHYGASSCDGCKGFFRRSVRKNHMYSCRFNRQCVVDKDKRNQCRYCRLKKCFRAGMKKEAVQNERDRISTRRSSYEDSSLPSINALLHAEALAQQISSPVPVLNGDIRGKKIANISDVCESMKQQLLVLVEWAKYIPPFCELPLDDQVALLRAHAGEHLLLGAAKRSMVFKDVLLLGNDHIIPRNCPELVEVNRVAIRILDELVLPFQELQIDDNEYACLKAIIFFDPDAKGLSDPSKIKRMRYQVQVSLEDYINDRQYDSRGRFGELLLLLPVLQSITWQMIEQIQFVKLFGMAKIDNLLQEMLLGGSSSETPHTHHHLHPHLIQENLGTNVIVANTMPPQMHNGQMSTPETPQPSPPAGSGSEQYKLLPGAIATVAKQPTSIPQPAITKQEVI, from the exons ACACGTCTCCGTCAGAAGCAGCCaacctcagcagctccagcagcattGGGGTGAGCACGCTGTGTGCCATCTGTGGGGACCGCGCCACCGGGAAGCACTACGGGGCCTCCAGCTGCGATGGCTGCAAAGGCTTCTTCAGGAGGAGCGTCAGGAAGAACCACATGTACTCCTGCAG gtTTAACAGGCAGTGTGTGGTAGACAAAGACAAAAGAAACCAGTGCCGGTACTGCAGGCTTAAGAAGTGCTTCCGAGCAGGAATGAAGAAGGAAG CTGTACAAAATGAACGGGACCGAATCAGCACCCGCAGATCAAGTTACGAGGACAGCAGCCTGCCCTCCATCAATGCCCTCCTGCACGcagaagccctggcacagcag ATATCATCCCCGGTTCCTGTGCTCAACGGAGACATCCGAGGCAAGAAGATTGCCAATATTTCCGACGTGTGTGAGTccatgaagcagcagctgctggtgctggtggagTGGGCCAAGTACATCCCCCCTTTCTGTGAGCTGCCCCTGGATGACCAG GTAGCACTGCTACGTGCACATGCAGGGGAGCATCTGTTACTGGGAGCTGCCAAGAGGTCCATGGTGTTCAAGGATGTCTTGCTGCTAG gGAATGATCACATCATCCCACGGAACTGCCCCGAGCTGGTGGAGGTGAACCGTGTGGCCATCCGCATCCTGGACGAGCTGGTCCTGCccttccaggagctgcagataGATGACAACGAATATGCCTGCTTGAAAGCCATCATCTTCTTTGACCCAG ATGCCAAGGGGCTGAGTGACCCGTCCAAGATCAAGCGGATGCGGTACCAGGTGCAGGTGAGCCTGGAGGATTACATCAACGACCGGCAGTACGACTCGCGGGGCCGCTtcggggagctgctgctgctgctgcccgtgCTGCAGAGCATCACCTGGCAGATGATAGAGCAGATCCAGTTCGTCAAGCTCTTCGGCATGGCTAAGATTGACaacctgctgcaggagatgctgctgggag GCTCATCAAGTGAAACGCCGCACACCCACCACCACCTGCACCCCCATCTGATCCAGGAGAACCTGGGAACAAACGTCATTGTGGCCAACACAATGCCTCCTCAGATGCACAACGGGCAGATGT CTACTCCAGAAACTCCACAGCCTTCTCCACCCGCGGGCTCAGGATCAGAGCAGTAcaagctgctgcctggagccaTTGCAACCGTGGCGAAGCAGCCCACGTCCATCCCACAGCCTGCCATCACAAAACAGGAGGTCATCTAG
- the HNF4A gene encoding hepatocyte nuclear factor 4-alpha isoform X2: MRLSKALIDMEMADYSAALDPAYTTLEFENMQVLAMGNDTSPSEAANLSSSSSIGVSTLCAICGDRATGKHYGASSCDGCKGFFRRSVRKNHMYSCRFNRQCVVDKDKRNQCRYCRLKKCFRAGMKKEAVQNERDRISTRRSSYEDSSLPSINALLHAEALAQQISSPVPVLNGDIRGKKIANISDVCESMKQQLLVLVEWAKYIPPFCELPLDDQATLLRAHAGEHLLLGAAKRSMVFKDVLLLGNDHIIPRNCPELVEVNRVAIRILDELVLPFQELQIDDNEYACLKAIIFFDPDAKGLSDPSKIKRMRYQVQVSLEDYINDRQYDSRGRFGELLLLLPVLQSITWQMIEQIQFVKLFGMAKIDNLLQEMLLGGSSSETPHTHHHLHPHLIQENLGTNVIVANTMPPQMHNGQMSTPETPQPSPPAGSGSEQYKLLPGAIATVAKQPTSIPQPAITKQEVI; the protein is encoded by the exons ACACGTCTCCGTCAGAAGCAGCCaacctcagcagctccagcagcattGGGGTGAGCACGCTGTGTGCCATCTGTGGGGACCGCGCCACCGGGAAGCACTACGGGGCCTCCAGCTGCGATGGCTGCAAAGGCTTCTTCAGGAGGAGCGTCAGGAAGAACCACATGTACTCCTGCAG gtTTAACAGGCAGTGTGTGGTAGACAAAGACAAAAGAAACCAGTGCCGGTACTGCAGGCTTAAGAAGTGCTTCCGAGCAGGAATGAAGAAGGAAG CTGTACAAAATGAACGGGACCGAATCAGCACCCGCAGATCAAGTTACGAGGACAGCAGCCTGCCCTCCATCAATGCCCTCCTGCACGcagaagccctggcacagcag ATATCATCCCCGGTTCCTGTGCTCAACGGAGACATCCGAGGCAAGAAGATTGCCAATATTTCCGACGTGTGTGAGTccatgaagcagcagctgctggtgctggtggagTGGGCCAAGTACATCCCCCCTTTCTGTGAGCTGCCCCTGGATGACCAGGCAA CACTGCTACGTGCACATGCAGGGGAGCATCTGTTACTGGGAGCTGCCAAGAGGTCCATGGTGTTCAAGGATGTCTTGCTGCTAG gGAATGATCACATCATCCCACGGAACTGCCCCGAGCTGGTGGAGGTGAACCGTGTGGCCATCCGCATCCTGGACGAGCTGGTCCTGCccttccaggagctgcagataGATGACAACGAATATGCCTGCTTGAAAGCCATCATCTTCTTTGACCCAG ATGCCAAGGGGCTGAGTGACCCGTCCAAGATCAAGCGGATGCGGTACCAGGTGCAGGTGAGCCTGGAGGATTACATCAACGACCGGCAGTACGACTCGCGGGGCCGCTtcggggagctgctgctgctgctgcccgtgCTGCAGAGCATCACCTGGCAGATGATAGAGCAGATCCAGTTCGTCAAGCTCTTCGGCATGGCTAAGATTGACaacctgctgcaggagatgctgctgggag GCTCATCAAGTGAAACGCCGCACACCCACCACCACCTGCACCCCCATCTGATCCAGGAGAACCTGGGAACAAACGTCATTGTGGCCAACACAATGCCTCCTCAGATGCACAACGGGCAGATGT CTACTCCAGAAACTCCACAGCCTTCTCCACCCGCGGGCTCAGGATCAGAGCAGTAcaagctgctgcctggagccaTTGCAACCGTGGCGAAGCAGCCCACGTCCATCCCACAGCCTGCCATCACAAAACAGGAGGTCATCTAG